A stretch of Pygocentrus nattereri isolate fPygNat1 chromosome 8, fPygNat1.pri, whole genome shotgun sequence DNA encodes these proteins:
- the anpepb gene encoding alanyl (membrane) aminopeptidase b, whose amino-acid sequence MAKGFYISKTVGVVGIVVGAAAVATIIALSVVYSQEKAKNNEVKPTEGTTTTTTTTTAAPTTAPSNEPWDSYRLPDTLLPDTYDVTLWPRLKPDNRGIYIFTGNSSVVFRCVKETDLILIHSNKLNLTAAPTLTALGSTPAPTIKTHWMQVTTQYLVIQLNDKLKVGESYELFTKFLGELADDLGGFYRSVYTENGQEKMLATTQMQPTDARKAFPCFDEPAMKAYFNITLLHDPETTALSNGRDIETVDVTVDGTTLKKTTFEQTRKMSTYLLAFIVSEFESINAIADDVMIRVFARKDAIAAGQGEYALNITGPMLKFFEEYYNSSYPLPKSDQIALPDFNAGAMENWGLITYRETALLYDPAVSSNGNKERIATIISHELAHMWFGNLVTIRWWNDLWLNEGFASYVEYLGADSAEPTWNIKDLIVLADVHRVFAIDALASSHPLSSKEEDVVRPEQISEVFDAISYSKGASVLRMLSDFLTEPVFVRGLSSYLNHFQFSNTVYTDLWDHLQIAVDQTSTDLPMSISAIMDRWVLQMGFPVVTINTATGHLSQEHFLLDPESNVTTPSQFNYEWIVPIRWMKNTGEQPLYWLQAKQVDDPAFRVTGNDWIVANLNVLGYYRVNYDMDNWERLLSTLQTSHESIPLLNRVQLIDDAFNLARAKIIPTTLALRTTQYLSTEREYMPWKSALDNLDYYYLMFDRSEVYGYLQAYIRQQVEPLFDHFKKLTGNWTDVPEGHYDQYNQVNAIRMACSSGLEECTTLVSGWFQQWIDNPSVNPIQPNLRATVYCTAIAAGGAKEWDFAWGMFQNATIAIEADKLRAALTCTTIPWLLNRYLEFTLDPNLIRRQDATNTIISIASNVVGQPLAWDFIRANWAYIFTQYGGGSFSFSNLINGITKRFSTEFELKQLEQFRDDNSEVGFGSGTLAIQQSIERTNANMKWLAQNKAAVMEWLKGAITP is encoded by the exons ATGGCGAAAGGTTTCTACATCAGCAAGACTGTTGGGGTGGTTGGAATCGTGGTGGGAGCTGCAGCAGTGGCCACTATCATCGCTCTGTCTGTGGTCTACTCTCAGGAGAAAGCCAAAAACAATGAGGTGAAACCAACTGAAGGAACGACCACGACAACAACCACTACAACAGCTGCACCAACAACTGCACCATCCAATGAGCCATGGGACAGCTACCGTCTCCCTGATACTCTTCTTCCAGACACCTACGATGTCACGTTGTGGCCACGGCTCAAACCTGACAACCGCGGCATCTACATCTTCACTGGAAACTCCAGCGTGGTCTTCAGGTGCGTGAAGGAAACCGACCTGATTCTCATTCACTCCAACAAGCTGAACCTGACTGCAGCCCCCACTCTAACCGCGCTCGGCAGCACACCTGCACCAACCATAAAGACCCACTGGATGCAGGTGACCACTCAGTATCTTGTAATTCAGCTAAACGACAAGTTGAAGGTGGGGGAATCCTACGAGCTCTTCACCAAGTTCTTGGGAGAGCTCGCTGATGACCTGGGAGGATTTTACAGGAGTGTATACACGGAGAACGGACAGGAGAA AATGTTGGCCACGACTCAGATGCAGCCGACCGATGCCAGAAAGGCCTTCCCCTGTTTCGATGAACCAGCCATGAAAGCTTACTTCAACATCACACTGCTGCACGATCCGGAAACCACAGCCCTCTCCAACGGCAGAGACATCG AGACTGTTGACGTCACGGTAGATGGCACTACTCTGAAGAAAACAACATTCGAACAAACCAGGAAAATGTCCACGTACTTGCTGGCGTTCATCGTCAGTGAATTTGAATCCATTAATGCAATAGCAGATGATGTTATG ATCCGTGTCTTTGCCCGTAAAGACGCCATCGCCGCAGGTCAGGGAGAATATGCGCTCAACATCACTGGACCAATGCTGAAATTCTTCGAGGAGTACTACAATTCTTCATACCCTCTCCCCAAATCAG ATCAGATTGCTCTGCCGGACTTTAACGCTGGAGCCATGGAGAACTGGGGGCTGATCACCTACAGAGAGACAGCTCTGCTCTACGACCCGGCGGTGTCCTCCAACGGGAATAAGGAGAGAATCGCCACCATCATCTCTCACGAGCTCGCTCACATG tgGTTTGGTAACCTGGTAACTATTAGATGGTGGAACGATCTGTGGCTGAATGAAGGCTTTGCCTCTTATGTTGAATATCTTGGAGCTGACAGCGCTGAGCCCACATGGAATATT AAAGACCTGATCGTGCTGGCAGATGTCCACCGAGTGTTCGCCATAGACGCTCTGGCCTCTTCCCACCCTCTCTCCTCTAAGGAAGAGGACGTGGTGAGACCTGAGCAGATCAGTGAGGTGTTTGATGCCATCTCCTACAGCAAG GGGGCGTCTGTGTTGAGAATGCTCTCGGACTTCCTGACTGAACCTGTCTTTGTCCGAGGACTCAGT AGCTACCTGAACCACTTCCAGTTCAGCAACACAGTGTACACAGACCTTTGGGACCATCTCCAAATT GCTGTAGACCAAACCAGCACCGACCTTCCCATGAGTATCAGTGCCATCATGGACCGCTGGGTTCTTCAGATGGGTTTCCCAGTGGTCACCATCAACACTGCTACTGGCCATCTGTCCCAGGAACACTTCCTCCTGGACCCTGAATCTAACGTGACTACACCATCTCAGTTCAA CTATGAGTGGATTGTGCCTATTCGGTGGATGAAGAACACAGGGGAGCAGCCTTTATACTGGCTGCAGGCAAAACAAG TTGATGATCCAGCATTTAGAGTCACTGGGAATGACTGGATCGTGGCCAACCTCAACGTGTTAGGATACTACAGAGTGAACTACGACATGGACAACTGGGAACGACTCCTGTCCACGCTCCAGACATCTCATGAG AGCATTCCACTTCTTAACCGGGTCCAGCTCATCGATGATGCGTTCAATCTTGCGAG GGCAAAAATCATTCCGACCACACTGGCTCTGAGGACCACACAGTATCTTTCCACAGAAAGAGAATACATGCCCTGGAAGTCTGCGCTCGACAACTTGGATTATTACTACCTCATGTTTGACCGCAGTGAGGTTTATGGCTACCTGCAG GCTTATATTAGGCAACAGGTGGAACCACTTTTCGACCATTTCAAGAAACTGACCGGCAACTGGACAGATGTCCCTGAAGGCCACTATGACCA ATATAACCAGGTGAATGCCATCCGCATGGCCTGTAGCAGCGGACTGGAGGAGTGCACTACTCTGGTTAGCGGTTGGTTTCAGCAGTGGATAGACAACCCCAGCGTCAACCC GATCCAACCAAATCTGAGGGCCACAGTGTATTGCACGGCCATTGCTGCGGGTGGCGCTAAAGAGTGGGACTTTGCCTGGGGGATGTTCCAGAATGCCACCATCGCCATTGAAGCTGATAAGCTGCGGGCTGCATTGACCTGCACTACCATACCGTGGCTGCTGAACCG CTATCTGGAATTCACGTTGGATCCAAATCTTATCCGGAGGCAGGACGCCACCAACACTATCATCTCCATCGCGAGCAATGTAGTGGGGCAGCCTCTGGCATGGGACTTCATAAGAGCTAACTGGGCCTACATCTTCACACA GTACGGCGGCGGATCGTTCTCTTTCTCCAACCTGATCAACGGCATCACCAAACGCTTCTCCACTGAATTTGAACTCAAACAG CTGGAGCAGTTCAGGGATGATAACAGTGAAGTGGGTTTTGGCTCTGGCACCCTGGCCATCCAACAGTCCATCGAGAGAACGAACGCCAACATGAAGTGGCTTGCGCAGAACAAGGCTGCCGTGATGGAATGGCTGAAAGGAGCAATCACTCCGTAA